The following proteins come from a genomic window of Nitrospira sp.:
- a CDS encoding Fibronectin/fibrinogen-binding protein, protein MLTASDVTEVLTEIAPLLRGGWIQKIQQPSDRTLVFDVRVPGQTHRLLICCQPNLARLHVTTHSITNPPTPPPFCQFLRAHFQGGRIDDIRQIGNDRIVELQITGREGAHAIVCELTGNKANIVVLDAERRVLRDLARQHRLAGQAYASPSQRNTDYGTAPSRFAGTAGGLFPVSEAIDAYYRKQAATQTIDRIKEERLRILKKTLKKERRLIDARRNDLSRATAYRDYARYGELIKANLTSIMKGADHIELTDYFDDRLPTITIPLDPRKSAQSNMDDYFRKHRKYLAAERELKPRIEQAEHRIEQLRREITHMEQGTWTPPAMPSSPANTPTIDRATTDKHQSTGDQRRGPFRRFTSTDGLPIFVGRNARENDELTFGLAKSDDLWLHARGTPGSHVVVRLGKGTDPPPETLRDAAMLALLYSDLKKSGKGEVIYTRRKWVKKAKGQAPGAVVVTQEKSLHVSLEKNRLETLKSRASW, encoded by the coding sequence ATGTTGACCGCGTCGGATGTGACCGAGGTACTTACGGAGATTGCTCCGCTTCTTCGGGGTGGTTGGATTCAAAAGATCCAGCAGCCATCGGACCGCACCTTGGTGTTCGATGTACGCGTGCCAGGACAGACACATCGGCTGCTGATCTGCTGCCAACCGAACCTCGCTCGTTTGCACGTCACCACACATTCAATAACTAACCCTCCAACACCCCCACCCTTCTGCCAATTTCTCAGAGCCCATTTCCAGGGAGGGCGGATCGACGATATTCGTCAGATTGGGAATGACCGTATCGTTGAATTGCAAATCACCGGAAGAGAGGGAGCGCACGCTATCGTATGTGAATTGACCGGCAACAAGGCCAACATTGTGGTCCTCGACGCTGAACGCCGAGTGCTGAGAGATCTCGCCCGTCAACACCGTCTGGCCGGACAGGCATATGCTTCACCATCTCAACGCAACACCGACTACGGAACGGCGCCCAGCCGTTTCGCAGGTACGGCTGGCGGCCTGTTCCCCGTTTCGGAGGCGATTGATGCGTATTACCGTAAACAGGCGGCCACACAAACCATCGACCGGATAAAAGAAGAACGGCTGCGCATTCTCAAGAAAACGCTCAAAAAAGAGCGGCGATTAATTGATGCCCGGCGGAACGACCTCTCAAGAGCCACCGCTTATCGTGACTATGCCCGGTATGGAGAATTGATCAAAGCCAATCTCACCTCGATCATGAAGGGAGCCGATCATATTGAGCTGACAGATTATTTCGATGACAGACTTCCCACCATCACGATTCCGCTCGATCCTAGGAAATCGGCCCAGAGCAACATGGATGACTATTTTCGCAAGCATCGAAAATATCTTGCCGCCGAACGTGAGCTCAAGCCACGTATCGAGCAAGCGGAGCACCGCATAGAGCAGCTGCGCCGGGAGATCACGCACATGGAGCAAGGAACCTGGACTCCGCCGGCCATGCCGTCCTCTCCCGCGAATACCCCGACGATCGATCGAGCAACCACGGACAAGCACCAATCTACCGGTGATCAACGGCGTGGTCCATTCCGCCGATTCACCTCAACGGATGGTCTTCCGATCTTTGTGGGGCGCAATGCCCGAGAAAATGACGAGCTGACGTTCGGCCTCGCCAAGAGCGATGATCTCTGGCTGCACGCTCGTGGAACGCCTGGCTCGCACGTCGTCGTGAGATTAGGCAAAGGAACCGATCCTCCACCGGAAACTCTCCGTGACGCCGCCATGTTGGCGCTCCTCTACAGTGATCTCAAGAAAAGCGGCAAAGGCGAGGTGATCTACACGCGGCGCAAGTGGGTCAAGAAGGCGAAAGGGCAGGCGCCAGGAGCGGTTGTCGTGACCCAAGAAAAATCGTTGCACGTCAGTCTTGAGAAGAACCGGCTTGAGACGCTCAAGAGTCGAGCAAGCTGGTAG
- a CDS encoding Chitinase gives MNRHTPLRDSVFFIVAFYLCLPLHTLAFKITEPATGAKLSPGSTVTAHVDLGKDTGIVKVRYYWYGEQDEVLVEQDDSTATGSIVAPIAMVGSAEQAPPFGGPLKVPQDGIGPMRLLAVAEISRGRLGVGSVFDEAIVKVEPSAALETIDFETDKPLHLGRAGQSSAFGHVDSLGKIFELPVVADFADGVTRRISTPASGTSYTSSNDKVIKVVADGLLQIVGNGKTTITVSNRGKQASLDVDVKVNDEPNEPPVADAGFNKSVKAGSRVKLSGMKSRDPEGEALYYSWSQVRGSKVSLLDANNLETSFLAPIVSEPRTYRFKLRVTDKMGADSLPAFVDVTVKP, from the coding sequence GTGAATCGGCACACACCTCTTCGAGATTCTGTCTTTTTCATTGTTGCCTTTTACCTTTGCTTACCGCTGCACACCCTGGCATTCAAGATCACTGAACCGGCTACCGGAGCGAAACTTTCCCCGGGAAGCACCGTGACCGCGCATGTGGACCTTGGGAAGGATACCGGCATCGTCAAGGTCCGCTACTACTGGTACGGTGAACAGGACGAAGTATTGGTCGAACAGGATGACTCAACGGCCACGGGCTCCATCGTAGCGCCAATAGCAATGGTGGGTTCAGCAGAACAGGCCCCTCCCTTTGGCGGCCCACTGAAAGTGCCACAGGATGGCATCGGGCCGATGCGGCTGTTGGCAGTGGCCGAAATCTCCCGCGGACGCTTAGGGGTTGGATCTGTCTTCGATGAAGCCATCGTGAAGGTCGAACCCTCCGCCGCCCTCGAAACTATCGATTTTGAAACAGACAAGCCTTTGCACCTAGGCAGAGCAGGACAGTCCTCCGCCTTCGGCCACGTGGACTCGTTGGGCAAGATTTTTGAACTCCCGGTCGTCGCCGACTTTGCCGACGGCGTCACTCGACGCATCAGCACACCGGCCAGCGGAACCAGTTACACATCTTCCAATGATAAGGTTATTAAAGTCGTAGCGGATGGCTTGCTTCAAATCGTCGGCAACGGGAAGACCACCATCACCGTAAGCAATCGTGGTAAGCAAGCTTCACTGGATGTGGATGTGAAGGTGAACGATGAGCCGAATGAACCGCCGGTCGCCGACGCTGGATTCAACAAGTCCGTCAAGGCCGGCTCCCGCGTGAAGCTCAGCGGCATGAAGAGCCGGGACCCGGAAGGTGAAGCGCTCTACTATAGTTGGAGCCAAGTGCGAGGCAGCAAAGTCTCGCTGCTCGACGCCAATAACCTGGAGACGTCCTTTCTCGCACCCATCGTCTCAGAGCCACGAACGTATCGCTTCAAATTGCGTGTAACGGATAAGATGGGAGCCGATAGTTTACCGGCGTTTGTGGATGTGACAGTGAAACCGTAG
- a CDS encoding NADH-ubiquinone oxidoreductase chain I: MRLRKRFARQYREFTAWIKLITFYEIAVGMKSTMSHLIHYKPVTLQYPHEKRILPDNYRGMLALLRYDDGTEKCVGCDLCEAACPSRVIAVVSAEVPGEPTKRYAQAYSMDMTRCLFCGLCVQACPVDALAMTREYEWAVYDKRDLFLNKHQLLAIGDRAFQIREKRLEFQHPNLAVFNVASANHPSKGC; this comes from the coding sequence ATGAGGCTGAGAAAGAGATTTGCAAGGCAGTATCGTGAATTCACGGCTTGGATCAAGCTGATCACCTTCTATGAGATTGCTGTGGGAATGAAGTCGACCATGAGCCATCTCATCCACTACAAGCCCGTAACTCTTCAGTATCCACATGAGAAGCGGATTCTGCCGGACAATTATCGGGGCATGTTGGCCTTGCTGCGGTATGACGATGGAACCGAGAAGTGCGTCGGGTGCGATCTCTGTGAGGCCGCCTGTCCCTCTCGCGTCATCGCCGTGGTGAGCGCCGAAGTTCCGGGGGAACCGACGAAGCGATACGCGCAAGCATATTCGATGGACATGACACGCTGTTTGTTTTGTGGATTATGTGTGCAAGCCTGTCCGGTCGATGCCCTGGCGATGACCCGGGAATATGAATGGGCCGTCTATGACAAGCGGGACCTGTTCCTCAACAAGCACCAGCTGTTGGCCATTGGGGATCGTGCGTTTCAGATACGCGAGAAACGTCTGGAGTTCCAGCATCCGAATCTCGCGGTCTTCAATGTAGCCTCCGCAAACCATCCATCCAAGGGATGCTAG
- a CDS encoding Transcriptional regulator, Crp/Fnr family has protein sequence MVCIRTAFNLDAFLNRAGKNADKGTRMFTFPKKQSLFSQGDTTDGVFYIQAGRVKLTVVSEQGKEAVVAILERGAFLGESCLVGQTVRTATATTLEDSRILRIEKAAMLQMLQEQPRFAEAFMSYLLVHSIRIQEDLVDQLFNSSEKRLARALLLLAHFGKESKPETVIAKISQETLAEMIGTTRSRVSFFMNKFRKLGFIDYKGGLRGNGSLHVHSSLLNVVLHD, from the coding sequence ATGGTATGCATACGAACGGCATTCAATCTAGATGCTTTCCTCAATAGAGCTGGCAAGAACGCCGATAAGGGCACGAGGATGTTCACGTTCCCCAAGAAGCAGAGTCTCTTTTCACAAGGGGATACGACCGATGGAGTGTTCTATATCCAAGCGGGCAGGGTGAAACTGACCGTGGTCTCGGAACAAGGCAAAGAAGCCGTCGTGGCGATTCTTGAGCGCGGTGCTTTTTTAGGAGAATCCTGCCTGGTGGGCCAGACGGTCCGTACGGCGACCGCGACCACCCTGGAAGACTCCCGCATTCTACGTATCGAGAAAGCCGCCATGCTCCAGATGCTTCAGGAACAGCCCCGATTCGCCGAGGCATTTATGTCCTATTTACTGGTACATTCGATCCGAATCCAAGAGGATTTGGTGGATCAACTGTTTAATTCCAGCGAGAAGCGACTGGCGCGGGCGCTGTTGTTGTTGGCCCACTTTGGGAAGGAGAGCAAGCCGGAGACGGTCATTGCAAAAATCAGTCAAGAAACGTTGGCCGAGATGATCGGCACGACCCGCTCGCGCGTCAGTTTCTTTATGAATAAGTTTCGCAAGCTGGGGTTTATTGATTACAAAGGTGGGCTGCGCGGCAATGGCAGTCTCCACGTGCATAGCTCCCTCCTCAATGTCGTGCTCCACGACTAG
- a CDS encoding putative amino acid permease, GabP family, with protein MILKRWLVGDPLKTAQARHERLSKTIALAIFSSNAISSVAYATEEILLVLVLAGAAAVAWSIPVSLAILFLVLVLTISYRQIIYEYPEGGGAYVVARANLGDRPALVAAAALMIDYVLTVAVSVAAGIAALTSAIPSLFVHREALGLVAILFMIMMNLRGVRESGKFFAIPTYFAIIALGLLVIVGTFRSLSGGGTVLPSTHPGETEALTLFLVLRAFAAGCSAVTGMEVISNGVKAFRPPESKNAAITMIWMSTILASLFMGISWMAYHYGILAKIDETVISQLARLTFGTGPIYYAVQIGTMALLVLAANSAFAGFPHLASILARDGFMPHQMATFGDRLVFSNGIIILGFFACLLLIVFEGDTHALIPLYAIGVFVSFTLSQAGMVKRWLVKKGSHWQTKLIVNGVGAVTTGIATIIIASTKFMQGAWIVFVLVTILLLMFQGIRSHYKAVKEQIALDRRGERPPLPRRNIVIIPISGLNRAVVRALDYARSRPGEIRAVYVDLDPEESAKVKIQWAQWGGGVNLIALASPYRSVLGSLLDYVEEVLEKDHNTWVTVVIPEILPARWWQNILHNQRALMLKTALLFKERVILIDVPYHLTR; from the coding sequence ATGATCCTGAAGCGCTGGCTCGTCGGAGATCCTCTTAAGACCGCTCAAGCGAGACACGAACGGCTCTCAAAAACGATCGCCCTTGCCATTTTCTCCTCAAACGCCATTTCCTCGGTCGCCTATGCAACGGAAGAAATTTTGCTTGTACTGGTGCTCGCCGGAGCCGCTGCAGTCGCGTGGTCGATTCCGGTCAGCTTAGCCATCCTCTTTCTCGTGCTGGTCTTGACGATTTCCTACCGCCAGATCATTTACGAATATCCGGAGGGTGGTGGAGCCTACGTCGTCGCACGGGCGAACCTGGGTGATCGACCGGCTTTGGTAGCGGCTGCAGCGCTGATGATCGACTATGTCTTGACCGTGGCCGTCAGCGTTGCGGCAGGCATTGCGGCGCTTACCTCGGCCATCCCAAGTCTGTTCGTTCACCGCGAGGCTCTGGGGCTTGTCGCCATTCTTTTCATGATCATGATGAACCTCCGTGGGGTTCGCGAATCAGGCAAGTTTTTCGCCATTCCCACCTATTTTGCCATCATAGCCCTAGGCCTCCTGGTTATAGTAGGAACCTTTCGATCTCTTTCCGGCGGCGGGACGGTCCTCCCATCGACACATCCTGGAGAGACGGAAGCGCTGACCCTGTTCCTAGTACTCCGCGCCTTTGCTGCAGGTTGTTCGGCGGTCACCGGCATGGAGGTTATTTCTAATGGGGTGAAAGCCTTTCGCCCGCCTGAGTCGAAGAATGCCGCCATCACCATGATATGGATGTCGACCATTCTCGCGTCCCTGTTCATGGGCATCAGTTGGATGGCCTATCACTACGGTATCCTGGCCAAGATCGATGAAACAGTGATCTCGCAACTGGCCCGCTTGACGTTCGGCACCGGCCCCATCTATTACGCCGTGCAAATCGGCACCATGGCGCTGTTGGTATTGGCTGCCAACAGCGCCTTCGCGGGCTTCCCTCATTTGGCGTCGATCCTGGCGCGCGACGGATTCATGCCCCATCAAATGGCAACCTTCGGCGATCGCCTGGTCTTCTCAAACGGCATCATCATTCTCGGGTTCTTCGCCTGCCTCTTACTCATCGTGTTTGAAGGAGACACACACGCGCTGATTCCCTTGTATGCCATCGGCGTGTTTGTGTCATTCACACTCTCTCAGGCCGGCATGGTGAAGCGTTGGCTCGTGAAAAAGGGGTCGCATTGGCAGACCAAACTGATCGTCAATGGAGTCGGCGCCGTGACGACCGGCATCGCAACGATCATCATCGCCAGCACCAAATTCATGCAGGGTGCTTGGATCGTGTTTGTGCTTGTCACCATCCTGCTCCTCATGTTTCAAGGGATTCGCTCTCACTATAAGGCCGTCAAGGAACAGATCGCACTGGACCGCCGAGGCGAGCGCCCTCCATTGCCTCGTCGCAATATCGTGATTATTCCGATCAGCGGCTTGAATCGTGCTGTGGTTCGTGCATTGGACTACGCGAGAAGCCGGCCTGGAGAAATTCGCGCCGTGTATGTGGACCTCGATCCCGAAGAAAGCGCCAAAGTTAAAATCCAATGGGCTCAATGGGGCGGTGGCGTGAATTTGATCGCTCTCGCTTCGCCGTACCGATCGGTCTTAGGCTCGTTACTGGATTACGTCGAAGAAGTCCTTGAGAAGGACCACAACACCTGGGTGACTGTCGTGATCCCGGAGATTCTTCCCGCGAGGTGGTGGCAGAACATTTTGCACAATCAGCGGGCCCTGATGCTCAAGACCGCGCTGCTCTTCAAGGAACGGGTGATTCTTATCGACGTTCCCTACCACCTGACGAGGTGA
- a CDS encoding Pyruvate:ferredoxin oxidoreductase, alpha subunit, giving the protein MDNTAVIGAKTKKGQVITDPRMMMNDAPRTPSFFTGSEVIKEAVKRANVDVMVAYPITPQSEAAALCGELFAEGYIGDYFRGESEFAVMSQCAGAAFGGARVFTTTAGPGTMRAMENFPMWAGARLPIQCIVTCRGINSPLSIQPDTIEIAYLMNTGMLVWHAETAQDFYDWILKGYLVSEEPDVHLPLALCCDGFFVTHTKDVVGLTPAEMCLPPYDPYRSPVPCMDMECPPVRMMRDPFVMKSNYISYATHASWQQEVWAAAERSRKHTIAWLDGLIDIEDGDADILIISSGTAVSQGREAMRLLADEGVRVGLVKVKTLRPWPEEELREATKHASHIIVPEFNVIGWMAKEIKATIPNSERVVAGPRVCGGMTLPPEVIVEEVKKAIGMRSGVLAGRGG; this is encoded by the coding sequence ATGGACAACACAGCCGTCATCGGAGCCAAGACTAAGAAGGGTCAAGTCATCACCGATCCACGCATGATGATGAACGACGCACCTCGGACGCCGTCGTTTTTTACTGGGAGCGAAGTGATTAAGGAAGCCGTCAAGCGCGCCAACGTCGATGTGATGGTGGCCTATCCCATTACGCCCCAGAGCGAGGCCGCCGCCCTGTGCGGCGAACTCTTTGCCGAGGGGTACATCGGCGATTATTTCCGTGGGGAGAGCGAATTTGCGGTCATGTCCCAGTGCGCCGGGGCCGCCTTCGGCGGGGCCCGGGTCTTCACGACGACCGCCGGGCCGGGCACCATGCGGGCCATGGAAAACTTTCCGATGTGGGCTGGCGCCAGATTGCCGATCCAATGTATCGTGACCTGCCGCGGCATCAATTCTCCCTTGTCGATCCAGCCGGACACGATCGAGATCGCTTACCTCATGAATACGGGCATGCTCGTCTGGCATGCCGAAACCGCACAGGATTTCTACGACTGGATTCTCAAGGGCTATTTGGTGTCGGAAGAGCCGGACGTACATTTGCCGTTGGCGCTCTGCTGCGACGGTTTCTTTGTGACCCACACGAAAGACGTCGTCGGCCTGACGCCCGCCGAGATGTGTCTGCCACCCTATGATCCCTATCGCTCACCCGTGCCCTGCATGGATATGGAGTGCCCGCCGGTCCGGATGATGCGCGATCCCTTCGTGATGAAGAGTAACTACATCAGCTACGCCACGCACGCGAGCTGGCAACAGGAAGTCTGGGCTGCCGCAGAACGGTCGCGCAAACACACGATCGCCTGGCTGGATGGGCTGATCGACATCGAAGACGGCGATGCCGACATCCTCATTATCTCCTCGGGAACCGCTGTCTCCCAGGGACGGGAAGCCATGCGCCTACTGGCCGATGAAGGAGTGCGCGTTGGACTCGTGAAGGTGAAGACCTTACGTCCATGGCCTGAAGAAGAACTTCGCGAAGCGACCAAGCATGCCTCACACATCATCGTGCCCGAGTTCAATGTCATTGGATGGATGGCCAAAGAAATCAAAGCCACGATCCCCAACAGCGAGCGGGTCGTCGCCGGACCGCGCGTCTGCGGCGGCATGACCTTGCCACCGGAAGTGATCGTGGAAGAAGTCAAGAAGGCGATCGGGATGCGATCCGGAGTGCTGGCGGGACGCGGTGGATAA
- a CDS encoding iron-sulfur cluster insertion protein ErpA — protein sequence MITITDKAEEKMWELMQEDKETVGLRVYVKGGGCHGYQYGMAFESTMSEDDTVIEKGNVKVIMDSQSAPLLVGCEVDFLDSVQGSGFAIKNPQAKTTCGCGSSFSA from the coding sequence ATGATTACGATTACAGATAAAGCCGAGGAGAAGATGTGGGAATTGATGCAAGAGGACAAGGAGACTGTTGGTCTCCGAGTCTATGTCAAAGGGGGTGGGTGCCATGGCTACCAGTACGGGATGGCCTTCGAGTCCACCATGAGCGAAGACGACACGGTGATCGAAAAAGGCAACGTCAAAGTCATCATGGACTCCCAGAGCGCCCCGCTGTTGGTCGGCTGCGAAGTCGATTTCCTTGACAGTGTGCAAGGCTCTGGTTTCGCGATCAAGAACCCACAAGCCAAAACGACCTGTGGGTGCGGCAGTTCATTCAGCGCATAA
- a CDS encoding RNA-binding region RNP-1 produces MGSKIYVGGLPYSATEQQLSDLFAAHGAVASARIITDKFTGQSRGFGFVEMSSDSEAQAAITALNGSDMGGRTLTVNEARPQEPRTGGGGRGGFGGGGGRSGGGGKRDRW; encoded by the coding sequence ATGGGTTCGAAGATTTATGTCGGTGGGTTGCCCTATTCGGCGACCGAGCAGCAATTGAGTGACTTATTCGCGGCCCATGGCGCAGTGGCCTCGGCGCGGATCATTACGGATAAGTTCACCGGCCAATCCCGTGGATTCGGCTTTGTGGAAATGTCCTCGGATTCCGAAGCTCAAGCTGCGATTACGGCCCTCAATGGATCAGATATGGGAGGCCGGACTCTTACAGTCAATGAAGCACGTCCTCAAGAACCACGCACTGGTGGCGGTGGACGTGGTGGCTTTGGTGGTGGCGGCGGTCGGAGTGGGGGCGGTGGAAAGCGCGATCGCTGGTAA
- a CDS encoding Pyruvate:ferredoxin oxidoreductase, beta subunit has translation MSLDYVKFTPGFDAFMPKEYRDMVERGPFGKKTTVSQMGNFKEILEEHPMCAGCAMTLFIRLAIVAFPNPEDTITVGTAGCGRLAISQAAIPFVYGNYGDQNGVASGLSRGLRIRFGDKTKDVVVMAGDGGTADIGFQQVLHSWFRKERFTTIMLDNEVYGNTGGQESGMTTRGAVLKMAPLGKKFEKMDMVAMAKIAGCAYIATVVPNNPRRVESCIKKAVLIAREVGPTYIQAYTSCNIEYAIPTDKVMEDAKSVEDDRYKFTEYVSEDAKAYLADRYGYKEFIQRPVVTVPHV, from the coding sequence ATGAGTCTCGATTATGTGAAATTCACGCCAGGGTTCGATGCATTTATGCCGAAGGAATATCGGGACATGGTGGAGCGCGGGCCATTCGGAAAGAAGACCACCGTATCACAGATGGGCAACTTCAAAGAAATCCTCGAAGAGCATCCTATGTGTGCCGGCTGTGCGATGACCCTGTTCATCCGGCTTGCCATCGTCGCATTTCCGAATCCCGAAGACACGATTACAGTCGGGACGGCCGGCTGTGGCCGGTTGGCGATTTCACAGGCGGCGATCCCGTTTGTCTATGGCAATTATGGGGATCAGAACGGCGTCGCCAGTGGACTGTCCCGCGGATTGCGGATTCGTTTCGGCGACAAGACGAAGGATGTCGTCGTGATGGCCGGTGACGGCGGCACCGCCGACATCGGATTCCAGCAAGTCCTCCATTCCTGGTTCAGGAAAGAACGGTTTACGACGATCATGCTGGATAACGAAGTGTACGGGAACACGGGCGGACAAGAAAGCGGGATGACGACCAGAGGAGCGGTGCTCAAGATGGCCCCGCTCGGCAAGAAGTTCGAGAAAATGGACATGGTCGCTATGGCCAAGATCGCCGGCTGTGCCTATATCGCCACCGTGGTGCCGAATAACCCGCGGCGGGTGGAAAGCTGCATCAAGAAGGCGGTGTTGATCGCCCGTGAGGTCGGTCCGACCTATATTCAGGCCTATACGTCCTGCAATATCGAATATGCGATTCCCACCGACAAGGTTATGGAAGATGCCAAGAGTGTGGAGGACGATCGCTACAAATTCACCGAGTACGTCAGTGAAGACGCCAAGGCCTATCTGGCCGATCGATATGGTTATAAGGAGTTTATCCAAAGGCCGGTGGTGACAGTCCCGCATGTGTAA
- a CDS encoding Radical SAM domain protein: MLVYLIHVRDPQFYALPAKTRGPNGNIRVMGFPPIGIMSLSSVIKHAGHECVLFDQANPDTPNQVIIDRINQEHPALVGLSFLSTTSYPYAKMLAREIRTTNKDVKLAFGGVFASLNASLVKLQCPEVDFVCRGDGEQLLLDLLATLDNPQDVAGLTWMKNGQVVQNPNRATERHLDQWPFPDRESLQLDYVESMPLDVPVVLSMRRFTTMQTSRGCPWPCIFCDIPIFNEGKWRARSPQHVVAELKHLEELGYESVGFVDDHFLLQPKRIEAICNGIMESKLSIRWGIEGRVDSVAQHLFPAMAKANCGAMMFGIESGSQKILDRLKKEQTLDQVTTAVKNAKKAGVEIVHGFFTVGNPDETIEDMEATFDFASALPLDTFGFNRLCVYRGTPLWQEYVNRGLVNETTDWYKYFKCSEIDPTCLSGETINRVRQAGIKRLFLYKLIHYPIQTFQLLRRFFRYMPLRDVIYLLLKPFIGQKKGATKAEVVSRLVEHADMKDAAAQLTKVADEMLHNVFEASRLERLRIQQAAESSRELPMVQTR; the protein is encoded by the coding sequence ATGCTCGTCTATCTGATACACGTTCGCGATCCGCAGTTCTACGCCCTGCCGGCCAAAACACGGGGCCCAAACGGCAATATCCGCGTGATGGGGTTTCCTCCCATCGGCATCATGTCGCTGTCGTCTGTCATTAAACATGCGGGGCACGAATGTGTACTATTCGATCAGGCCAACCCCGACACCCCAAACCAGGTCATCATTGACCGGATCAACCAAGAACACCCGGCGCTCGTCGGCCTCAGTTTTCTCAGTACCACCAGCTATCCCTATGCCAAGATGTTGGCCCGGGAAATTCGGACAACTAATAAGGATGTGAAGCTCGCGTTCGGCGGAGTCTTCGCCAGTCTGAATGCCTCCTTGGTGAAATTGCAATGTCCAGAAGTCGACTTCGTGTGTCGCGGTGACGGGGAGCAGTTACTGCTCGATCTCCTCGCAACTCTCGACAACCCTCAAGATGTGGCCGGTCTGACATGGATGAAGAACGGGCAGGTCGTCCAAAACCCCAACCGTGCAACGGAGCGGCACCTAGATCAGTGGCCCTTTCCGGATCGCGAGAGCCTGCAACTGGACTATGTCGAGTCCATGCCGCTGGATGTCCCGGTGGTGCTCTCGATGAGACGGTTCACGACGATGCAAACTTCTCGGGGATGCCCCTGGCCCTGTATCTTCTGCGACATCCCGATCTTCAATGAGGGAAAGTGGCGAGCCCGTAGTCCACAGCATGTGGTCGCGGAGCTCAAGCATCTCGAAGAACTCGGCTATGAGTCCGTCGGCTTCGTCGATGATCACTTTCTGCTCCAGCCAAAACGAATCGAGGCGATTTGCAATGGGATCATGGAATCAAAGCTTTCGATCCGATGGGGCATCGAGGGGCGTGTGGATTCGGTGGCCCAACATCTGTTTCCAGCCATGGCGAAGGCCAACTGCGGCGCAATGATGTTTGGGATCGAGAGCGGCAGCCAGAAGATCCTCGATCGTTTGAAGAAGGAACAGACCCTGGATCAGGTCACGACCGCCGTGAAGAATGCAAAAAAGGCCGGCGTGGAGATCGTGCACGGATTCTTCACGGTGGGCAATCCGGATGAGACGATTGAGGATATGGAAGCCACCTTCGACTTTGCTTCAGCCCTCCCACTCGATACCTTCGGGTTCAACCGGCTCTGCGTCTATCGAGGCACACCCTTATGGCAGGAATACGTCAATCGCGGATTGGTGAACGAAACCACGGATTGGTACAAATATTTCAAATGTTCAGAAATCGATCCGACGTGCCTCTCAGGAGAAACGATCAACCGTGTACGACAAGCCGGGATTAAGAGGCTCTTTCTCTATAAGCTCATCCATTACCCCATCCAGACCTTCCAGCTCCTCCGCCGGTTCTTTCGGTATATGCCGCTGCGGGATGTGATCTATCTCCTCCTCAAACCCTTCATAGGGCAGAAGAAAGGCGCGACCAAGGCTGAAGTGGTGTCTCGCTTGGTTGAGCACGCTGACATGAAAGATGCAGCCGCACAATTGACCAAGGTGGCGGATGAAATGCTTCACAATGTTTTTGAAGCCTCGCGTCTTGAACGATTGCGGATTCAGCAAGCCGCTGAAAGCTCACGCGAACTACCGATGGTCCAAACCAGGTAG